A window of Candidatus Jettenia caeni contains these coding sequences:
- a CDS encoding 2-isopropylmalate synthase, which translates to MANNIIIFDTTLRDGEQSPGASLDINEKVQIARQLALLQVNVIEAGFPVSSQGDFESVKRIAQDVRGVSVAGLARAVEKDIDSAARALEKAEKPRIHIFLATSEIHRKYKLLKAKEEIIHLAVKAVKYARKYVDDIEFSPEDASRTELDFLVQVVEAVIDAGAKTVNIPDTVGYAVPDHYASLIRGLKEHVKNIHKAIISVHCHNDLGLAVANSLAAVKAGAQQVECTINGIGERAGNAALEEIVMALKTRQDFYHCSTRIVTKELIATSKLVSTLTGLRVQRNKAIVGENAFAHQSGVHQDGVLKERTTYEIIKPEDVGHLKTRLVLGKLSGRHALKERIKELGYELSEEEFERAFKEFKHIADKKKEVFDEDIEAIIGIEKMEVPAIFQLEGLSISCGPNTVPTAGVRLKLQDGSTVDNATIGDGPIDALFKAIDLSTGIPGKLQDYNIQAVTSGKDAMGEVYVNIDVNGKSIAGRAVSTDIIEASAKAYLHAINKAAANNPKYTIHP; encoded by the coding sequence ATGGCTAATAATATCATTATTTTCGATACGACCCTTCGTGATGGAGAACAATCACCAGGTGCCAGTTTAGATATCAATGAAAAGGTCCAGATTGCCAGGCAATTGGCTTTGTTACAGGTAAATGTTATTGAGGCAGGGTTTCCCGTATCTTCTCAGGGTGATTTTGAATCAGTTAAGAGGATTGCCCAGGATGTACGGGGGGTTTCTGTAGCAGGTCTTGCCCGTGCAGTTGAAAAGGATATTGATAGTGCGGCGAGGGCGCTTGAGAAAGCGGAGAAGCCACGAATCCATATCTTTCTGGCGACTTCTGAAATACATAGGAAATATAAATTACTCAAGGCAAAGGAAGAAATTATTCATTTGGCAGTTAAGGCGGTCAAATATGCCCGAAAGTATGTGGATGACATAGAATTTTCACCTGAAGACGCATCGCGGACGGAACTGGATTTTCTCGTTCAGGTTGTAGAGGCTGTCATTGATGCTGGCGCAAAAACGGTCAATATCCCTGATACCGTGGGCTATGCAGTGCCGGATCATTATGCCTCTCTTATTCGTGGACTCAAAGAACATGTTAAAAACATTCATAAGGCAATAATCAGCGTACATTGTCATAACGATCTTGGACTTGCTGTGGCTAATTCTCTGGCTGCTGTGAAGGCTGGCGCACAACAAGTGGAGTGTACTATAAACGGTATCGGTGAAAGGGCGGGGAACGCAGCCCTGGAAGAGATTGTTATGGCTCTTAAGACGAGACAGGACTTTTATCATTGTTCCACGCGCATTGTCACTAAGGAGTTAATTGCTACCAGCAAATTAGTAAGTACTCTGACAGGGCTGAGAGTGCAGAGGAATAAAGCTATTGTCGGTGAAAATGCGTTTGCACATCAGTCGGGAGTACATCAGGATGGAGTACTCAAGGAGCGTACTACCTATGAAATTATAAAACCGGAAGATGTCGGACATCTGAAAACCAGGCTTGTACTGGGAAAGCTATCAGGACGGCATGCCCTTAAAGAACGAATAAAAGAGCTGGGATACGAGTTGTCGGAAGAAGAATTTGAGAGAGCTTTTAAAGAGTTCAAACATATTGCGGACAAAAAAAAAGAGGTATTTGATGAGGATATTGAGGCTATTATTGGTATCGAGAAAATGGAAGTTCCTGCTATTTTCCAATTAGAAGGTCTTAGCATCAGTTGTGGACCAAATACCGTGCCAACTGCAGGGGTGCGGCTCAAATTGCAGGATGGTAGCACCGTGGATAATGCTACCATCGGTGATGGTCCCATTGATGCACTTTTTAAGGCTATTGATCTATCGACAGGAATTCCTGGTAAATTACAGGATTACAATATTCAAGCTGTTACCAGTGGAAAAGATGCTATGGGTGAGGTCTATGTAAATATTGATGTGAATGGTAAATCCATAGCAGGGCGCGCGGTAAGTACCGATATCATTGAAGCCAGTGCAAAGGCTTATTTGCATGCGATTAATAAAGCAGCAGCAAATAATCCAAAATACACGATTCATCCTTAG
- a CDS encoding shikimate kinase, with protein sequence MNIILIGFRGTGKTTIGRILAQRLGKVFIDADEYLEQREKRTIQNIFAEGGEDLFRDIEVRIIEELCRLNDTIIATGGGVILREENVRRLKRNGIVILLEADVNTIYKRIYENIQTQHKRPNLTNLNGYQEIEYLLAYRRSLYDKAADFVFDTTVLPINDTVNKIIAFTQNYTVALKNCSNV encoded by the coding sequence ATGAATATTATCTTAATTGGATTTCGTGGCACTGGTAAAACAACCATAGGAAGAATACTTGCCCAGCGGCTTGGTAAGGTGTTTATTGATGCGGATGAGTATCTGGAGCAGCGTGAGAAGAGGACAATTCAAAATATCTTTGCTGAAGGTGGAGAAGATCTATTTAGAGATATTGAGGTGCGGATTATTGAAGAGTTGTGCCGTTTAAATGATACGATTATTGCTACAGGTGGAGGGGTAATTCTTAGAGAAGAGAATGTCAGGAGGCTGAAAAGAAATGGAATTGTAATCCTCCTGGAAGCTGATGTGAATACTATATACAAGCGAATTTATGAGAATATTCAGACACAACATAAAAGACCGAATCTTACGAATTTGAACGGCTATCAGGAAATTGAATATCTTTTAGCATACAGAAGATCACTTTATGATAAAGCAGCAGATTTTGTATTTGATACAACCGTTCTACCCATAAACGACACAGTAAATAAAATAATTGCTTTTACTCAAAATTATACAGTAGCTTTAAAAAATTGTAGTAATGTATGA
- a CDS encoding deoxyribonuclease, with amino-acid sequence MKFNKLHAWNVDYKKAIQIQQTLRDLLIIKKSSGKIDTIAGADVSYDKQSDYFFAGVIVFTLNKYLEQIEEATAIGKARFPYIPGLLSFREAPILLKAFRKLKNEPDIILFDGQGIAHPRHLGLASHMGLILDKPTIGCAKSRLVGEYSPVENAVGSYTKLLYKNEVVGAALRTKINTKPVFISPGHKTNLAFAIRIVMASCYRYRIPEPIRQAHLLVNKLRKESHLQK; translated from the coding sequence ATGAAATTCAACAAATTACACGCATGGAATGTAGATTATAAAAAAGCCATTCAAATTCAACAAACGCTAAGGGATTTATTAATTATAAAAAAATCATCCGGGAAAATAGATACGATAGCAGGCGCCGATGTTTCCTACGACAAACAGAGTGATTATTTCTTTGCAGGTGTGATTGTATTTACCTTGAACAAATATTTAGAGCAGATTGAAGAAGCTACAGCAATAGGCAAGGCAAGATTTCCTTATATTCCCGGGCTGCTTTCCTTCCGTGAGGCGCCTATCCTGCTTAAGGCATTTCGTAAACTCAAAAACGAGCCCGATATTATTCTGTTTGATGGGCAAGGAATTGCCCATCCCCGGCATCTTGGCCTGGCATCTCACATGGGGTTGATTCTCGATAAACCAACCATTGGGTGCGCAAAGAGTAGATTGGTAGGAGAATATAGTCCCGTTGAAAATGCGGTAGGCTCATACACAAAGCTTCTATACAAAAATGAGGTTGTAGGGGCTGCACTTCGAACCAAGATAAATACAAAACCTGTATTTATATCTCCCGGACATAAAACAAATCTGGCATTTGCGATCCGTATTGTTATGGCAAGCTGCTACAGATACCGTATTCCCGAACCTATAAGACAGGCCCATTTATTAGTAAATAAATTAAGGAAAGAATCACATTTACAGAAGTAA